The genomic DNA AGCTAATGGGTTATCATTACTGCCAAATCTTTTATACCAACCTTCCTGGCAAAATTGGAAATAGAATATAGTGGACGATTGCTTTCTACGTTTATAGATCAACTCAAAGAGATTCTTAC from Thermodesulfobium sp. 4217-1 includes the following:
- a CDS encoding ATP-binding protein, with product KNLFELIYKRRKQSSTIFYFQFCQEGWYKRFGSNDNPLADAILDRIVHDAYKINIEYIDQPKEMPMREVFGLDKSQSE